TTTTTGGcttagacatttcatcaaacaccttcctTGCACCACACAATCACCATTTGAACCTAATATTTTACACCTATGTATGTTCCAAATAGGGAAAAAAAAACATACTAACAACATATCAACATCTAAATAAAAAACTCAGTGAGCCGAAATGAATCAATTTCAGTCTTTAAAGCAATGGATAAACAAATAAAATTCTAATCAAGTAATTAATAGAGAAATAGCACTTACAAAGTCACCAATCACAAAAGAAAGATACAACCGCTTCAAATAAATTAAAATAGCAAGAAGACGCGGAGTAAATTAACTGCAAAAAACATAATCCATACGAATGGAATTACCCTTTATTCTATTAAAAATAAAATtcttaaaaacaaaatttaaaagaCTACAATTACATAACTGAAATAGAGGGTTGAGAATACCATTGCAATTTAGATTTTAGATACTGTAACTGAACTCGATGGAATAAACGTACCGATTGTGATGATTAACCCTAAAAAGCGGTTGGAGAATATGACGACAAAGAGCAAAAGCGATTTTACTCAGGTGAAATAGAATAGAGGTAGATGTACATAGGGTTTGTGAGGGTGAAACTGGCGTGCCCTGAATGAAACGAAAGAAAGAAAGGACGATGTTATATACGTGACAAAATAGATAAAGTAACAGTAACTATGGCCAAttcttaataaatatatatagataaataaattaaattaacttAAATTAGACGTGTTGACACGTCTAAATAATAACATATCTAGACTTGTTTCGCTTTTTGATCAATTAGACGTGTCAACATGTCTAAATAGTAATGTATTTAGACGTGTTTCTCCTTTTTGGTCAATTAGACGTGTCAACACGTCTAAATAGTAATGTATTTAGACGTGTTCCCCCTTTTTGGTCAATTAGACGTGTCAACACGTCTAAATAGTAATGTATTTAGACGTGTTCCCCCTTTTTGGTCAATTAGACGTGTCAACACGTCTAATTGATAACGTATTTAGACGCGTTCCTCATTTTTTCGTGTCAACACATCTAAATAATAACGCATTTAGACGTGTTCCGCCCATTTTTTTATTAGACGTGTCCATTTACTTTTATAGACGTGTTAATTTATTAACACGTCTATATATAGGGGTCTAAATGAGGATAAATGTAGTAGTgttcggccaataagtaggaaatttttttaaaataattGTAAAATAAAATTCGAAAATaatattgagacgccatgaaaatggtagaatcaaattttcatgggttttaaatcctgcatggaattcaatttaggctcaaAACGACAGTTAAGTTGCCAATAATTCGACGCTCGTTGTTGGCTCAAAGATAGAGCCGAAATCTAATGCATGTTAATTTGTTTCGTTAAACAATTAACTGATGCTATTCTTAGGACTTGTGCATTTTAAAATCCATAGAGACTACCGatataattttaaaaaataaaaggacTACTGGTATAATTTTGAATAAATGACAGGGACCAATGACATAGTTAACTCGACGTCGTCGTCACCTGCAAGATAAGGCCAAAAACTTGACTTTACTAACCACCCTTTCTATCTTCCTAGTCAAGCGCGCTAGCTGCAATCAAACTAAAGCGCACACTAGAAAAGAAAGGGCTTAGGCTTCGAAAGGCGTCGGCTACCTTCTTACTGACAGCACAACCAATCAGGCAATCAACCACCACCACTTCACCTTCCACACTCATCACTATTCTCGGTAGCTTCCCCATACGCCCCTCACCCACGCCGCGTAAGATGAATTTTTCGTATGGGTTGACTACCACGTAGAACTACTCCACTCAAACACTACTAATTAAGAAAACAGCTACTCCAAATGATAGAACTACGACAATCAAACACTAACTAACAAAAAGCAACCAAACTGAGAACAATAGACCTAGCTTACATAAGATAGGACTGTTAATTTAAAACCAAACTGCTATCCTTCTGATCCTgtcaatttaattaaatataattataacctTGGAATTCAAtccgttaaaccattcaaaacacGACCCTATGTCAACTTAATCTTTCTACTcttagaaagttaaaaagtggattTATGCCCCACACTTGTACATAAAAAATTTATCTGATTCTCCCTTTGAGAGTCGTCCGTCAACCTCGTTACACGACAAATAAAATCGACTTTTGCAAATGATTCACAATGTCAACTTAATCTTTCTACTcttagaaagttaaaaagtggattTATGCCCCACACTTGTACATAAAAAATTTATCTGATTCTCCCTTTGAGAGTCGTCCGTCAACCTCGTTACACGACAAATAAAATCGACTTTTGCAAATGATTCACATCCATCCCCTCTTTTGTTAACAAAGTATAGACCGAACCGTTTTAATCGAATCTAAATTTATGCTAGATTATCAACATAATTCAAATACTTTAAAAAATTGATTATAAATTTATCAAATGCAATTTACATTTGTCGACATATTCATAAATCCTTATTTAccacggaaaaaaaaaaaaaactcataatACGACATACTACGTATCAGTGTAACTATTTTCATAATCACAGCCCTTTCTTTGCTCAACAAGGACACAACCCCTTCGCTGTCATCCATCTTAAAGCTAGCCGGGTCCCACTTGTGCTCCTTTTACACAAAATTACATTCCTACCTTCCTTAATAAAATATCTAGTTTCCATGTTTGATCCCCCTATATATAATTCCATATCTACACCCACTCCACTCCATCATATTTTTACAAtctgatttttttatttttattttaattttttaaaagaAATGGGTATTTGCAGTTCATGCGAATCTACATCTGTAGCAACGGCTAAACTAATATCACACGACGGAAGATTACAAGAATTCTCGTACCCAGTTAAAGTGTCGTACGTTTTACTAAACAATCCTTCTACTTTCATATGTAACTCCGACGAAATGGAATTTGATGACGTAGTCACTGCTATTAGTGACGATGATGTGCTTCAACTTGGTCAGCTTTATTTTGCACTTCCGTTAACCAGGTTAAGACACCCACTTCAGCCAGAAGAAATGGCTGCATTGGCTGTGAAAGCCACGTCAGCATTAGCTGGTTGTGGACGGAAAAATGTGACGTTTACAATGTCGGAGAAGTGTCATACGAAAAGTTCGGGTCTGAGAGGAAGCGGCGGCGGCGGCGGGAGTGAAAGACGGCGAAATTTTATGGCAATGTTGAGTGCTATACCGGAgtagaattaattaattaaattaaaaatgcaaATATTGAGTTGTAATGTTCGTAAATATTTACGGAATATTAAGTAGTGAGATCAGATCTATTGATATGCTTTAAGCCATTAATCCACGCGACAGTTGACATTGACATTCATTTTTATTCATCCACcgttattttattttgttttttcaAAATACACTCCAATAAGTTCTAAAATTTTTTTGTGTAATCCATTATATAAGTGTAAGTAGCCTTTAAGAGCTCGAGTGTTACACGCAACTTTTAATCAAACAAACTGAAAACGTATATGTTATACAGAATATTAATTAATGGTACTACGTATAATAAAGATAGAATCGCGAGTATTGTTGTGAATGAAATAAACATAATATGTTTAAGTTTTTTTTCCTTTAAACAAACCACATAAATTGAAAAATGTATGAGTAAATGGTGCAACAGTATTCATGTGTTTTATTAAATACAAAAACCATGTGTCACTAAGAAAAGTacatatccaaaaaaaaaaaaaaaatcaccaaTGGAATCATTTGAAAGTTGAATCATTctctaaaaaaaatgtcacaaagttTGTTTAATGCTTTGATATGTGGGATTCCGATGATCTTTAAGTTTTAGAATTTTTACGTGCAATGGCCGAAGAAATTGATGCTGAAGAGGCTGAAGAACCTGTTAACAACGAACGAGTTTCACGGTCTCGAACATACATTCATAGAGATCGTGAACAAGTAGGTGAAATGTTACACAAACACTATTTTCATGAATCTCCAAAATATCATGATCGTCACTTTAAAAGACGTTTTAGAATGAGTAAAGATTTATTCTTACGTATCATAAATGATATACTTGCTTACGATGTTCAACCTTTACCAAGACATTTTGCATTTTTTAAACCAAAAATTGATGTTCttggtgtgaagacccgtcctaatccataaagacgaatacaataacatataattacattgcgaggtatttgacctctaaatgatacattttacaaacattgcattcgtttttaaaagacaaactttcattacatcaaaagttattaggcatgcataccattccataatatatcaaactatcaatgacttaatgataatcttgttgaactcaacgactcgaatgcaacgtctttagaaatatgtcatgaatgactccaagtaatatctttaaaatgagcaaatgcacagcggaagacttctttaatacctgagaataaacatgcttaaaagtgtcaaccaaaaggttggtgagttcattggtttatcataaataatcatttcataattttaatagaccacaagatttcattttcaaataATATGCCGGTCTGCTCACGGCTAAAAATCATTCTTATGAAGAACACCTGATGGGAATACGGAaagtgcaaaacaatctcaccggcggtagctaatgcaaaaatgcaaaacaatctcaccgacggtagctaatgcaaccaagaagcaaaacaatctcaccaacggtagctaatgcaacgtGCAATGCAAAtcaatctcaccgatggtagctaatgcaatctttataaAAATCGAACCATTTATcaagatgcaaaacaatctcaccaacggtagctaatgcaacgtgcaatgcaaaacaatctcaccgatggtagctaatgcaatctttatagaaatcgaactactgaatccaaataattctatcatagaatgtagttttgagtacttgtgtctatttcgtcaaacatttataaaaacatctcatgtattctcagtccaaaaatacagatttcaaaggcattaaataaaacagttgtaaaaacagcgcatgtattctcagtcccaaaaatgtaaagagtaaaagggaatcaaatgaaactcacaatactgtatttcgtagcattaatgcaaatgacggcactgaacaagtgcaaggtttgcctcggattcacaaacctatattatatatatatatatatatatatatatatatatatatatatatatatatatatatatatatatatatatatatatatatatatatatgttggtcaatagctGTCTAACAATTCAGGTCAAACCGTAgggtatcataatcctaatgctcgagatcgatatgcaaaagtcaacaaaagtcaacttgaaccaaaatgacttccaaaatctatacatgtttattatttaacttaaatatagtcgttttatatatttaaatatattcatcagattttattagattaagtaatacaagtcatttattaataagtaagaatttatattaaaatttatataagataaaaatacacttttatataattaaggtaataaaatttataacgttCACTTAgtatcataaaatatagtggtatgtattattaatgtaattatattacgcgtggtaaaaatatctttgtatcccatatttatttgataaaataatattgataataataataatgagtaaaagttgtattattttgtaataataataattattattattctactaataataacaatatttatatttactaatgatgatgataattctaaacatgataattttaataataacgatactttttattaataactttaataataataataataattctattcaaaataataatttttaataataataatactaaaatgataataataatgataatgatattttataatagcaatgatatttatattaaaaatgataattttaataaaaatgatagttttaatattaatgatattttttataataataataatgaaaacgatatttttatctaaatcaatatattacaatattttaatttcatcatgatacatatactctttatttcctaatcgatttgtttaatagcttttagtcctcttttatatcgcattcataataatgatagtaatcataataattagatgatgctaatattagttttaatgataataatattaatataataaatataataataatattaatgataatactaaatataataataataataataataataataataataataataataataataataataataataataataataacgataatattagtaataatcttaatgataataatgatagtaatactaataacaatgacaatttttaaagataatacttataacgataataataataataataataataataataataataataataataataatattataacgacgataataacgacgatagtaataatactaaaattaataataattcagttgactatatcttttaatctgttcatcgaaatcatacgctgtctaaatgaaaagttattaattttttgccagcttttcatcgacatgcatatcatataccttatctcagtagcatatgtattaaagtcataatttatcataaactatttaacgacgaaattaaacatacaaacatgcataatcctatatacttgagcactagtcagtgatacactattaatatataaaagataagatatgaatgctcacgtatcaatattgtgattcaatattgctagaagtacatagacgcaacggagatgataaacactagtttgacatcacgaacaaaacccatgaaccatacccataacctccatagttataacgcatattttccttagctctatcccactaaaaaaaaatccattttgaaataactcgatcataacctcgtcgtagtattttatgtataataatactaataataataatactaccactaataataatacgattaataataatattaattttaataataataataataatataaataaaataaatatattacggagtactaatatagatagagagattgaaatGTGAATCGAGCAAGCAAAACGACTGAGCTTTATAGCCCAAGACCTGGACCCTCGACCTCTGCGATTGTGGAGCATTTGCACTCACTAgtaggggtgttcataatatccgaatccgaatccgtaaaatccgaaaatccgatccgaaaatatctgaaaaatcggatatccggatttttggatatccgaaaatcggatatccggttTTTCAGATTCGGGTTTCGGATAGAGTTTTCCAAAAATTTCGGATAATCAgatatccgatatccgaaaatatatattactaaaaatgttatttgtatatttatatttataactgtGATCTATAATATGAGAATTGGATAAGGCCCTAGGCCCAAAAGGTGAAAAGGGAATGCACAGATTATATTTCCAATTAGAATTTAGAAAACCCTAGATCTAAGTATCTAACTACTTTCTTTCTCTCTAACTCGACGCatatttcatcttcatctcttcATCTAATCATCTAATCTACAGTCTCCATTTTTGATTTAAGGTAACTAAATTTACTTTTTAATTTCATTGTCTAAATTGTAAGCCTTACATTAAACAAAAGAGGTACTTTTTAATTTCATTGTATAAATCGGTATTGTCAAAATCGATTCATGTCTTAAATCTATTGTTGTGGAAGCTTGCACTAATTATACTTTATTGTCTAAATGTTAACTGGTTTAAAAAAAATACCAAAATCGATGACGGTAAAAAAATAACCAAGATCTGCACTTCTCAAAGTTTTATTATTTTAGTTTTAAGATAGTTTTAATGTTAATAACTTCTTTTACTTTATACAACAGATGGATGAAGCTGCTTAGGATTTGATTGAGGATTATATAGACGAAATTAATATTGAATTCGTGTCTAAAAAATGAGGTGGCTGTTGTTGATAGTGAAGC
This genomic window from Rutidosis leptorrhynchoides isolate AG116_Rl617_1_P2 chromosome 2, CSIRO_AGI_Rlap_v1, whole genome shotgun sequence contains:
- the LOC139888797 gene encoding uncharacterized protein — encoded protein: MGICSSCESTSVATAKLISHDGRLQEFSYPVKVSYVLLNNPSTFICNSDEMEFDDVVTAISDDDVLQLGQLYFALPLTRLRHPLQPEEMAALAVKATSALAGCGRKNVTFTMSEKCHTKSSGLRGSGGGGGSERRRNFMAMLSAIPE